The Primulina eburnea isolate SZY01 chromosome 8, ASM2296580v1, whole genome shotgun sequence genome contains a region encoding:
- the LOC140838975 gene encoding secreted RxLR effector protein 161-like, producing the protein MKNCSHASTPMSSSIKLDKDEGRISVDTKIYRGLIGSLLYLTASRPDIMFAVCLCSWFQAKPMQSHFIASKHILKYIKGTANVGLWYPKDPSLNLVGYSDTDYAGCKVDRKSMSGSCQFLGERLISWLSKKQTSIATSTAEAEYLAAGSCCAQMLWIQQQLNDYGIQATESPIFCNNTSAIAITYNPFMHSRTKHIDIRHEFIREHVMKKEIRLEYVHTDQKSVDIFTKPLPKAKFSHFCNMLGLIDLS; encoded by the coding sequence ATGAAAAATTGCTCTCATGCCTCCACCCCAATGAGCTCGTCAATTAAACTGGATAAAGATGAAGGGAGAATCTCTGTGGACACAAAAATATACAGAGGGTTAATAGGTTCTTTGCTATACTTGACAGCCAGTCGACCGGACATTATGTTTGCAGTTTGTCTATGCTCATGGTTTCAAGCTAAACCTATGCAATCTCATTTTATTGCCTCTAAACATATCCTTAAATATATTAAAGGAACTGCTAATGTGGGTCTTTGGTATCCCAAAGATCCAAGTCTTAATCTTGTAGGATATTCAGACACAGATTATGCGGGGTGCAAAGTCGACAGAAAGAGTATGAGCGGTTCATGTCAATTTTTAGGCGAACGATTGATTTCATGGCTTAGTAAGAAACAAACGTCAATTGCTACATCAAcagctgaagcagaatatcttgcggCTGGAAGTTGTTGTGCTCAGATGCTTTGGATACAACAACAATTAAATGATTATGGCATCCAAGCTACTGAATCACCCATTTTTTGCAATAACACCAGCGCAATAGCAATCACATACAACCCATTTATGCACTCTcggacaaaacatattgatatcaGACATGAGTTCATCCGAGAACACGTCATGAAGAAAGAAATACGGCTTGAATATGTTCATACAGATCAAAAATCGGTCgatattttcacaaaaccattGCCAAAGGCTAAGTTTTCACATTTCTGTAATATGCTTGggttaattgatttatcttga